A genomic stretch from Odocoileus virginianus isolate 20LAN1187 ecotype Illinois chromosome 25, Ovbor_1.2, whole genome shotgun sequence includes:
- the LOC139031123 gene encoding keratin-associated protein 21-1-like, whose amino-acid sequence MCCNYYGNSCGYGCGNSYSWGFSPYYGCGYGARYGCGYGSGYGCGYGTGYGYGFSPYYGCGYGTGYGCGYGSGSRSYWPVCYRRCYSSCC is encoded by the coding sequence ATGTGTTGTAACTACTATGGCAACTCCTGTGGCTATGGCTGTGGAAACAGCTATAGCTGGGGATTCAGCCCCTACTACGGCTGTGGATATGGAGCTAGATATGGCTGTGGATATGGCTCAGGATATGGCTGTGGATATGGAACAGGATATGGCTATGGATTTAGCCCCTATTATGGCTGTGGTTATGGAACCGGATATGGCTGTGGATATGGCTCTGGCTCTCGAAGCTACTGGCCAGTTTGCTACAGGAGATGCTATTCTTCTTGCTGCTAG
- the KRTAP21-1 gene encoding keratin-associated protein 21-1, giving the protein MCCNYYGNSCGYGCGNSYSCGFSPYYGCGYGARYGCGYGSGYGCGYGTGYGYGFSPYYGCGYGTGYGCGYGSGSSSYWPVCYRRCYSSCC; this is encoded by the coding sequence ATGTGTTGTAACTACTACGGCAACTCCTGTGGCTATGGCTGTGGAAACAGCTATAGCTGTGGATTCAGCCCCTACTATGGCTGTGGATATGGAGCTAGATATGGCTGTGGATACGGCTCAGGATATGGCTGTGGATATGGAACAGGATATGGCTATGGATTTAGCCCCTATTATGGCTGTGGTTATGGAACCGGATATGGCTGTGGATATGGCTCTGGCTCTAGCAGCTACTGGCCAGTTTGCTACAGGAGATGCTATTCTTCTTGCTGCTAG